A single window of Oceanotoga teriensis DNA harbors:
- a CDS encoding S41 family peptidase: MKQKILITLFTLLITVISFTNSLENEKWIEDLNYLKTELPKLHKNLFYKISEKEFNSYIDELSSNINKMNNKDVLLSLDILFTKIGDAHTGISYSYSNEFDSFYPFDIMEFEEGFIVVDSSKEYEDIIGSKLIAINGFSIDYIKNQLSKIIPHENEAALIKALPQNIIFPDKLKYLNIIENKDKTFFLFEKNGELILKKILSEKISNRKNIQYSIIKYKPNFLNKYNNSFFDYIYFEDSKIMYFVYNQCYSVEVYDKYPDPRINREQLPSFEKIVGNMLDIIQENDVEKFVIDMRNNPGGSSSMGTNLAKIIGDFDKLKDNVYVVIGRRTFSSAIINTLDFKKYANAKIIGVATSGKPNHFGEIKSFELPNTKYKIFYSTKYFKFLNDDPDSIYPDIEIKMSLNDFLNGEDTIFKFIKNN; the protein is encoded by the coding sequence TTGAAACAAAAAATTTTAATCACACTATTTACACTATTGATAACAGTCATATCTTTTACAAATAGTTTAGAAAATGAAAAATGGATTGAAGATTTAAATTATTTAAAAACAGAGCTTCCAAAACTACATAAAAATCTTTTTTATAAAATAAGTGAAAAAGAATTTAATTCTTACATAGATGAATTATCTTCAAATATAAATAAAATGAATAATAAAGATGTTTTACTTTCTTTAGACATTCTATTCACAAAAATAGGTGATGCTCATACAGGAATATCTTATTCTTATTCAAATGAATTTGATTCCTTTTACCCTTTTGATATAATGGAGTTCGAAGAAGGATTTATTGTTGTTGACTCTTCAAAAGAGTATGAAGATATAATAGGTTCTAAACTCATAGCTATAAATGGATTTTCAATTGATTATATAAAAAATCAACTTTCAAAAATAATCCCACATGAAAATGAAGCCGCTTTAATAAAAGCATTGCCCCAAAATATTATTTTTCCAGACAAATTAAAATATTTAAATATAATCGAAAATAAAGATAAAACATTTTTTTTATTTGAAAAAAACGGGGAATTAATTTTAAAAAAAATACTTTCCGAAAAAATATCTAATAGAAAAAATATTCAATATTCAATTATAAAATATAAACCAAATTTTTTAAATAAATATAATAATTCTTTTTTTGATTATATTTATTTTGAAGACTCTAAAATAATGTATTTTGTTTATAATCAATGTTATAGCGTTGAAGTATATGATAAATATCCAGATCCAAGAATTAATAGAGAACAATTACCTTCATTTGAAAAAATTGTGGGTAATATGTTAGATATTATACAAGAAAACGATGTAGAAAAATTTGTGATAGATATGAGAAATAATCCAGGTGGTAGCTCTTCTATGGGAACAAATTTAGCTAAAATAATTGGAGACTTCGATAAATTAAAAGACAATGTATATGTTGTAATTGGCAGAAGGACTTTCTCATCAGCAATTATAAATACTTTAGATTTTAAAAAATATGCTAATGCTAAAATAATTGGAGTTGCAACATCTGGAAAACCTAATCATTTTGGAGAAATAAAAAGTTTTGAACTTCCAAACACAAAGTATAAAATATTTTATTCCACAAAATATTTTAAATTTCTAAATGATGATCCCGATTCAATATATCCTGATATAGAAATAAAAATGTCTTTAAATGATTTTTTAAATGGAGAAGACACGATTTTTAAATTCATAAAAAATAATTAA
- a CDS encoding hybrid sensor histidine kinase/response regulator: MQNNDDFEKMKKELELRIKFEDVITQISNSFIDIPYEKINQNIDLSLKKIGKFTKSDRCYIFMFKDKLKILDNTHEWCEKKINPQIQNLKDIPAEIIPWWVNKVLKREHIYIYDVNKLPDEAELERNLLSEQDIFSLVVVPMIIEDKIIGFLGLDSVKKYNEWSNESIKLLKFAAQILSNAINRYEKEKKIQDERKFAMTIMENMGQGLAITDVTGKIIYANKSIADMLGYEQKHIIGKRPFDFVEGSYINSMQKNIKKRKINVKSQYETALISNNGEIKGVIINAVPRVEDGKFAGSISVITDLTQQKLIQKKLEDSLEYYEKANKMKSEFLANVSHEIRTPLNGIIGFLDLLKNTDPNIEQLNYISNAQNSSRHLLNLLNDLIDYSSLDNNLMKFNEIGFNFSVLSNRIKESFKPLIEKKNLEFIYDINMQNKYHLGDPVRIRQIIENLLNNAFKFTDSGYIKLKINESEGYFNIIIEDTGIGIDEEKQDKLFKSFTQAEGYISRKYGGTGLGLSIIKKILENMEKGDISFESKKNKGTKFIVNFRLQIFDTKKFNLNNYKLMIIDDSKSNLYVAKSLFNSFNISVDIFEDEKNVIETFENTDYDAILIDINLSNISGVQIMKDIKKSKKFKEFPIPLIAFTGESNPQILNNLLDDGFDSYIIKPLDRIKIKELFKLKQNKKVKFNLSYLEEIFKDNPEDMKILIKRIKEESSKIIFELLNNEENEKTHEKIHRLKGTLSNLNSKEINDIFIDIKKTNSFEEKKDYLNLISKIIEEL, translated from the coding sequence ATGCAAAATAATGATGATTTTGAGAAAATGAAAAAAGAACTCGAACTTAGAATAAAATTTGAAGATGTAATAACTCAAATATCAAATTCTTTTATAGATATTCCTTATGAAAAAATAAACCAAAATATAGATTTATCTTTAAAAAAAATAGGAAAGTTTACTAAATCTGATAGATGTTATATTTTTATGTTTAAGGATAAATTAAAAATACTTGATAATACACATGAATGGTGTGAAAAAAAAATAAATCCTCAAATACAGAATTTAAAAGATATTCCCGCCGAAATAATTCCTTGGTGGGTCAATAAGGTTTTAAAAAGAGAACATATATACATATATGATGTGAATAAATTGCCTGATGAAGCCGAATTAGAAAGAAATCTTTTATCCGAACAAGATATTTTTTCTCTTGTTGTTGTTCCAATGATCATAGAAGATAAAATAATTGGATTTTTAGGTCTTGATAGTGTAAAAAAATATAATGAATGGTCAAATGAATCCATAAAACTTTTAAAATTTGCAGCACAAATTTTATCTAATGCCATAAACAGATATGAAAAAGAAAAAAAGATTCAAGATGAAAGAAAATTTGCAATGACTATAATGGAAAATATGGGACAAGGACTTGCTATAACTGATGTAACCGGCAAAATAATATATGCAAATAAATCAATAGCTGATATGCTTGGTTATGAACAAAAACATATTATAGGAAAAAGACCTTTTGATTTCGTTGAAGGATCTTATATAAATTCTATGCAAAAAAATATAAAAAAAAGAAAAATAAATGTAAAAAGCCAGTATGAAACAGCTTTAATATCAAACAATGGTGAAATTAAAGGCGTTATAATAAATGCTGTCCCCAGAGTTGAAGATGGAAAATTTGCAGGGTCTATTTCTGTAATAACAGATTTAACTCAACAAAAATTAATTCAAAAAAAATTAGAAGATTCTTTGGAATATTATGAAAAAGCAAATAAAATGAAATCTGAATTTCTTGCAAATGTATCTCATGAAATAAGAACTCCATTAAATGGAATAATAGGCTTTTTAGATCTCTTGAAAAATACTGATCCCAATATAGAGCAATTGAATTATATTTCAAATGCTCAAAATTCTTCAAGACATTTATTAAACCTTTTAAATGATTTAATAGATTATTCTTCATTAGATAATAATCTTATGAAATTTAATGAGATAGGTTTTAATTTTTCTGTATTATCAAATAGAATTAAAGAAAGCTTTAAACCTTTAATAGAAAAAAAGAATTTAGAATTTATATATGACATAAATATGCAAAATAAATATCATCTTGGAGATCCTGTAAGAATACGTCAAATAATAGAAAATTTGTTAAATAATGCTTTTAAATTTACAGATTCCGGATATATAAAACTTAAAATAAATGAAAGTGAAGGTTATTTCAATATAATAATTGAAGATACAGGAATAGGTATAGATGAAGAAAAACAAGACAAATTATTTAAATCTTTTACTCAAGCTGAAGGATATATTTCAAGAAAGTATGGTGGTACGGGGTTAGGATTATCTATAATTAAAAAAATATTAGAAAATATGGAAAAAGGTGATATAAGTTTTGAAAGTAAAAAAAATAAAGGTACAAAATTTATAGTTAATTTCAGATTACAAATATTTGATACAAAAAAATTTAATTTGAATAATTATAAATTGATGATAATAGATGATTCAAAATCAAATCTATATGTAGCAAAATCATTATTTAACAGCTTTAATATTTCAGTAGATATTTTCGAAGATGAAAAAAATGTTATAGAAACCTTTGAAAATACAGATTATGATGCTATTCTTATAGATATAAATTTAAGTAATATTTCTGGTGTACAAATAATGAAAGATATTAAAAAATCTAAAAAATTCAAAGAATTTCCAATTCCTTTAATAGCTTTCACTGGAGAATCCAATCCACAAATATTAAATAATTTATTAGATGATGGTTTTGATTCTTATATAATAAAACCTTTGGACAGGATAAAAATAAAAGAACTTTTTAAATTGAAGCAAAATAAAAAAGTAAAGTTTAACCTTTCTTATTTAGAAGAAATATTTAAAGATAATCCAGAAGATATGAAAATACTTATAAAAAGAATTAAAGAAGAATCTTCAAAAATCATCTTTGAATTATTAAACAATGAAGAAAATGAAAAAACTCATGAAAAAATACATCGTCTTAAAGGAACTTTATCTAATTTAAATAGTAAAGAAATAAATGATATTTTTATTGACATAAAAAAAACCAATTCTTTCGAAGAAAAAAAAGATTATTTGAATTTGATATCAAAAATAATAGAAGAACTTTAA
- a CDS encoding MBL fold metallo-hydrolase: protein MKLNKINRSTHYIDAPTNIGIYIFKNKNVLLVDTGINKYAAKKIEDILINNNLHPKYVINTHSHTDHCGGNNYFKENYPGIEFFSSNEEKIFIENPVYHQIISSSAYPSKKMKIKNGSKIDYVLNEEMIKINDEKFQIFLFPGHTNGDIAILTNDRVCFMGDSIFSKDTLEKYPLTYLLNIEQRVDSILKMKEIDADYFVISHSEKILDKNDFMETIEENLKNIDKINKEIIEICSQPMTREDILQEFLILHDLEVDYKGYYVDFCAISAYLNFLINEEEIEVSIQEGKLYFYKK from the coding sequence ATGAAATTGAATAAAATAAATAGAAGTACCCATTATATAGATGCCCCAACAAATATAGGTATCTATATTTTTAAGAATAAAAATGTTCTTTTGGTAGACACTGGAATAAATAAATATGCGGCTAAGAAGATAGAAGATATTTTAATAAATAATAATCTTCATCCTAAGTATGTTATAAATACACATTCTCATACAGATCATTGTGGTGGAAATAATTATTTTAAAGAAAATTATCCAGGAATTGAATTTTTTAGTTCTAATGAAGAAAAAATTTTTATTGAAAATCCTGTTTATCATCAAATAATTTCATCATCTGCATATCCATCAAAAAAAATGAAAATAAAAAATGGTTCAAAAATAGACTATGTTTTGAATGAAGAAATGATTAAAATAAATGATGAAAAATTTCAAATATTTCTTTTTCCAGGTCATACAAATGGAGATATTGCAATATTAACTAATGATAGAGTATGTTTTATGGGGGATAGTATTTTTTCAAAAGATACTTTAGAAAAATATCCTTTAACTTATCTTTTAAATATTGAACAAAGAGTAGATAGTATTTTGAAGATGAAAGAAATAGATGCTGATTATTTTGTTATAAGCCATTCAGAAAAAATACTCGATAAAAATGATTTTATGGAAACAATAGAAGAAAACTTAAAAAATATAGATAAAATAAATAAAGAAATAATTGAAATATGTTCTCAACCGATGACAAGAGAAGATATACTTCAAGAATTTTTAATATTACATGATTTAGAAGTAGATTATAAAGGTTATTATGTTGATTTTTGTGCAATTAGTGCATATTTAAACTTTTTAATAAATGAAGAAGAAATAGAAGTGTCTATTCAAGAAGGAAAATTATATTTTTATAAAAAGTAA